Proteins found in one Lepisosteus oculatus isolate fLepOcu1 chromosome 22, fLepOcu1.hap2, whole genome shotgun sequence genomic segment:
- the denr gene encoding density-regulated protein, which translates to MATTENAESGSPESKVDRRSADSDAKYPLKVLYCGVCSLPTEYCEYMPEPAKCRQWLEKNFPDEFAKLSVGNTPKQDSGGGEAPAPGEEEEKKKQKRGGRGQIKQKKKTVPQKVTIAKIPRAKKKYVTRVCGLATFDIDLKEAQRFFAQKFSCGASVTAEDEIIIQGDFTDDIIDVIQEKWPEVDDDSIEDLGEVKK; encoded by the exons ATGGCTACTACTGAAAATGCTGAATCAGGTTCACCAGAGAGCAAAGTGGATCGCAGATCTGCTGACTCAGATGCAAAATACCCATTGAAAGTACTCTACTGTGGAG tttgctcTTTGCCAACAGAG TATTGTGAATACATGCCGGAGCCTGCAAAGTGCAGGCAGTGGCTGGAGAAGAACTTCCCAGATGAGTTTGCAAAGCTAAGCGTAG GGAATACTCCCAAACAGGACAGCGGAGGAGGAGAGGCCCCAGCTCCCGgggaggaagaggaaaaaaagaagcaaaagagAG GCGGCCGAGGCCAGATTAAACAGAAGAAGAAGACAGTGCCCCAGAAAGTAACAATAGCCAAAATCCCGAGGGCAAAGAAGAAATACGTGACTCGAGTGTGTGGTCTTGCGACTTTCG ATATTGACCTTAAAGAAGCACAGAGATTTTTTGCTCAGAAATTCTCCTGTGGCGCCTCGGTTACAGCAGAGGACGAAATCATCATTCAGGGAGATTTTACAGATGACATCATCGACGTGATTCAAGAAAAGTGGCCTGAG GTGGATGATGACAGCATTGAAGATCTTGGGGAAGTTAAGAAGTGA
- the LOC102684424 gene encoding hydroxycarboxylic acid receptor 2-like, which translates to MMNDSCPEDETTCRFDGSVLLYVLPPVLFVECLLATLGNGIALWIFCFHLKPWKTSTVFLFNLALADFLLSIILPFRTSYYVRGKDWIFGDVFCRISLFMLAMNRGGSILFLTAVAVDRYFRVVHPHHPVNSMSIAKAACFACALWALAIAMTVYLLTMPHHFCFENATHCESFTTITHHGSDSVWHEALYFLEFVVPLAVTLYCSLQIICQLKGRQVGKHSKIRRAVYFVGAVVMVFVICFLPSNVTRLVIWAKKAHHIEHCDSYKSLDDAFFITVSLTYLNSVLDPVVYYFSSPTFKRIYRAAVKGSLHRQDKEHEEPGVEKMVKQSEDWTTESNQPAQSTQTTNNTLW; encoded by the coding sequence ATGATGAACGACTCGTGTCCAGAAGATGAAACCACCTGCAGGTTTGACGGAAGTGTCCTCCTTTACGTTCTGCCTCCAGTGCTTTTTGTGGAGTGTTTGCTGGCCACCTTGGGCAATGGGATTGCCCTGTGGATCTTCTGCTTCCATCTGAAGCCCTGGAAGACCAGCACGGTATTCCTCTTCAATCTGGCCCTGGCGGATTTCCTCCTCAGCATCATTCTCCCTTTCCGCACCAGCTACTACGTGAGGGGCAAGGACTGGATCTTCGGAGACGTCTTCTGCCGCATCTCGCTGTTCATGCTGGCGATGAACCGCGGAGGCAGCATTCTGTTCCTCACGGCGGTGGCAGTGGACCGCTACTTCAGAGTGGTCCATCCCCACCACCCGGTCAACTCCATGTCCATCGCCAAGGCTGCCTGCTTTGCTTGTGCTCTCTGGGCTCTCGCCATAGCGATGACAGTGTACCTCCTGACAATGCCACACCACTTTTGTTTCGAAAACGCAACACACTGCGAGAGCTTCACGACGATCACACATCACGGCTCCGACAGCGTGTGGCACGAGGCTCTGTACTTCTTGGAGTTTGTGGTGCCTTTGGCTGTTACCTTGTACTGCTCCTTACAAATCATCTGTCAGCTTAAGGGCAGACAAGTGGGCAAACATTCAAAGATCAGGAGAGCTGTCTATTTCGTCGGTGCGGTGGTGATGGTGTTTGTGATCTGCTTTCTCCCCAGCAATGTCACCAGGCTGGTCATCTGGGCCAAAAAGGCTCATCACATTGAACACTGTGACTCCTATAAATCCCTGGACGATGCCTTCTTCATCACGGTCAGCCTGACCTATCTCAACAGTGTGCTGGACCCTGTGGTCTACTACTTTTCCAGCCCCACGTTCAAGAGGATATACAGAGCTGCTGTGAAAGGAAGTCTTCACAGGCAAGATAAAGAACATGAAGAACCTGGTGTTGAAAAGATGGTAAAACAATCAGAGGACTGGACCACTGAATCTAATCAGCCTGCCCAGTCAACCCAGACAACAAACAACACATTATGGTAA
- the LOC138224489 gene encoding hydroxycarboxylic acid receptor 2-like, giving the protein MESPAFNCTLTNNWLPLVLKPTLFIEFIIGCVGNGLALWVFCYRMKPWKPSTVYLINLALADLLLIFCLPFRGHYYVKDIDWVFGDPGCRLMLFMVALNRAGSILFLTVIALDRFFRVVYPHHPINMASVRGTVKVSCFTWGLTLALTSYLVFEQKATERNNKTLCESFDLNAELVGTHLWHNVFFIGEFIIPSIVILFCTVSISGQLKTRGMENNEKIKRAVVAVRAVSVVFVFCFLPSSLSLIAVMIVKSARHCRAYQILAQVFYSSLALTYFNSMLDPLVFYFSSPTFRRALKNVFRSLVSKMDRGTTKIPKSPQHESEQCHQAGHLGQKGSSH; this is encoded by the coding sequence ATGGAAAGCCCTGCCTTCAACTGTACTCTCACCAACAACTGGTTACCCCTCGTCTTAAAGCCAACTCTTTTCATCGAGTTCATCATCGGCTGCGTGGGCAATGGACTCGCTCTCTGGGTGTTCTGTTACCGGATGAAGCCGTGGAAACCGAGCACCGTGTACCTGATCAACTTGGCTCTGGCTGACCTGCTGCTCATCTTCTGCCTGCCGTTTCGAGGGCACTACTACGTGAAGGACATAGACTGGGTTTTCGGGGACCCGGGCTGCAGACTCATGCTCTTCATGGTGGCCCTGAACCGGGCGGGCAGCATCCTGTTTCTCACAGTCATAGCGCTGGACCGCTTCTTCAGGGTGGTCTACCCCCACCACCCCATCAACATGGCGTCCGTCAGAGGCACGGTCAAGGTGTCCTGTTTCACCTGGGGCCTCACCTTGGCCTTGACGTCTTACCTCGTTTTCGAACAGAAGGCCACAGAGAGGAACAACAAGACGCTCTGCGAGAGTTTCGACTTGAACGCCGAACTTGTGGGAACCCACCTCTGGCACAACGTCTTTTTCATCGGCGAGTTCATCATCCCCAGCATCGTCATCCTGTTCTGCACCGTCTCCATCTCTGGCCAGCTCAAAACCAGGGGCATGGAAAACAACGAAAAGATCAAGAGAGCCGTGGTGGCCGTGAGGGCCGTGTCGGTGGTGTTTGTCTTCTGCTTTCTGCCCAGCAGCTTGTCCCTGATCGCGGTGATGATAGTCAAGAGCGCCAGGCACTGCCGGGCTTACCAGATCCTCGCCCAGGTGTTCTACAGCAGCCTGGCACTCACCTACTTCAACAGCATgctggatcccctggtcttctACTTCTCCAGCCCGACCTTCCGCAGGGCGCTGAAGAATGTCTTCAGATCCCTGGTCTCCAAGATGGACAGAGGCACAACAAAGATTCCGAAATCACCCCAGCATGAGTCTGAG